A DNA window from Coffea arabica cultivar ET-39 chromosome 6c, Coffea Arabica ET-39 HiFi, whole genome shotgun sequence contains the following coding sequences:
- the LOC113692566 gene encoding glucan endo-1,3-beta-glucosidase 8 translates to MRQARKGLINYHRHAVTVLLLCLLVMVSRVSSLGVNWGTMASHQLPPENVVQMMLDNGFDKVKLFEADEKILGALIGTDLEVMLGIPNNMLREISQDPEAAASWVDANVTAYCFKGGVNIRYVAVGNEPFLKSYNNSFLPYTLSALKNIQEAINHAGLGTVVKATIPFNADVYNSPESNPVPSAGDFRPEIRDLTVQIIQYLHSNDAPFVVNIYPFLSLYGNIYFPLDYAFFDGSNKPIKDGDYLYTNVFDANFDTLVSSLSRAGYPEMKIIIGEVGWPTDGDKNANIQNAKRFNQGLIQHVSGGVGTPARNGSIDVYLFSLIDENAKSIEPGSFERHWGLFEFDGKPKYELDLSGSREEKGLVAVEGVRYMLRRWCILDPRAKELEELPKNIDYACSLSDCTSLGYGSSCNHLSAKGNASYAFNMYYQFKNQNGWDCDFSGLAVVTDEDPSDDECQFPVMIADGHSMVLLHKTLLNILLAVLEGCVVFLLLIS, encoded by the exons ATGAGACAAGCAAGAAAAGGGCTCATTAACTATCATCGACATGCGGTAACTGTTCTATTATTATGTTTGCTTGTCATGGTCTCAAGGGTTTCAAGCTTGGGAGTGAACTGGGGTACCATGGCATCCCACCAGCTGCCTCCTGAAAATGTGGTTCAGATGATGTTAGATAATGGGTTTGATAAAGTGAAGCTGTTTGAAGCGGATGAGAAAATTTTGGGAGCCTTGATTGGAACCGATCTTGAAGTGATGCTCGGAATTCCAAATAACATGTTGAGGGAGATCAGTCAGGATCCCGAGGCTGCTGCTTCTTGGGTTGATGCCAACGTCACTGCTTATTGCTTCAAGGGAGGGGTAAACATCAG ATATGTTGCAGTCGGCAATGAGCCCTTCTTGAAGAGCTATAATAATTCCTTCCTGCCATACACACTGTCGGCCCTGAAGAATATCCAAGAAGCCATCAACCATGCTGGACTTGGAACAGTCGTGAAAGCAACAATTCCTTTCAATGCCGACGTTTACAACTCGCCGGAATCAAATCCGGTCCCTTCTGCTGGTGATTTCAGGCCGGAAATACGCGACCTCACGGTCCAGATAATCCAGTATCTCCATTCGAATGATGCCCCTTTTGTTGTTAACATCTATCCTTTTCTCAGCCTCTATGGCAACATTTACTTTCCTCTGGACTATGCTTTCTTTGATGGGTCAAACAAGCCTATAAAAGATGGTGATTATCTTTACACCAACGTGTTTGATGCAAATTTTGATACTCTTGTTTCCTCATTAAGTAGAGCTGGGTACCCTGAGATGAAGATCATTATTGGAGAAGTCGGGTGGCCAACGGATGGGGATAAGAATGCCAATATCCAGAATGCAAAAAGATTTAATCAGGGATTGATTCAGCATGTTTCTGGTGGAGTTGGAACCCCTGCTAGAAATGGCAGCATAGATGTGTACCTTTTTAGCCTAATAGATGAGAATGCCAAAAGCATTGAGCCTGGCAGCTTTGAGAGGCACTGGGGACTTTTTGAATTTGATGGGAAGCCAAAATATGAGTTGGATTTGTCAGGGTCTCGGGAAGAAAAAGGTCTAGTTGCAGttgaaggtgtaagatacatGCTAAGGAGGTGGTGTATTTTGGACCCTCGTGCTAAAGAATTAGAAGAATTACCCAAAAATATTGATTATGCATGTAGTCTTTCAGATTGTACTTCATTGGGGTATGGTTCTTCCTGCAATCATTTGAGTGCCAAGGGTAATGCTTCCTATGCATTTAACATGTATTATCAATTCAAAAACCAGAATGGATGGGATTGTGATTTCTCAGGCTTGGCCGTTGTCACAGATGAAGATCCCTCTGATGATGAATGTCAGTTCCCAGTGATGATTGCAGATGGTCATTCAATGGTACTGCTGCACAAGACACTGCTGAACATTTTGCTGGCTGTTCTTGAAGGATGCGTtgtgtttttgcttctcatctcCTAA